The Pagrus major chromosome 17, Pma_NU_1.0 genome includes a region encoding these proteins:
- the LOC141011940 gene encoding uncharacterized protein: METGRLKLQNVMDDGLSRDLMNAGRFCFSCEQIFANRRCLEEHMCSAASFICSCGTEFTEYTDMQEHSTTHEPGHQVLDHETIRKRRLEKRMEEEKQLKRLQTGEVVWKAPEMDNLASISLPVKPWLQVPMQSAPIPQVPELYPALSQEPYPNPFSSSPDMKNIFANVGAPTVDLWTLYQPVVLIQTVRKFNKKKPYTCGKCGQGFMTRTSLISHHSIHVTDKVSGCIGCGLLLSSKKLVPRFHVCNSPNNATKFRIITADPLKPNQVQSENPSAWGPQATSFLQVKSQNLSAANTVSRASHVTPTLPLKNQNIRTYNQSNQGISVALSQQSKSPNPIASRLHGTASFLPKSQSPNPIRSYESSQGLPVTTSGIVKTSINSASGLASKPTKTSSASNGYTCRVCHISFDSAQLLQRHKCIKAQEFMAQHGRAGKQQFKIRRVTPVVSSNLAQMNGERKLGAPASGNIKKNQIMAVTLDKGQGKTGADIEDDCYIVESGPDKPAEMIYQVTSSVPIKT, from the coding sequence ATGGAGACTGGGAGGCTTAAGCTGCAAAATGTTATGGACGATGGCTTAAGCAGAGACTTGATGAATGCTGGTCGGTTTTGCTTCAGCTGTGAGCAGATATTTGCAAATCGGAGGTGCCTGGAGGAACACATGTGCTCTGCTGCAAGTTTCATCTGCTCCTGTGGAACGGAGTTTACTGAATACACAGACATGCAGGAGCACAGCACAACACATGAACCAGGACACCAGGTGCTGGATCATGAAACAATAAGGAAGCGCAGACTGGAGAAGCGCATGGAAGAGGAGAAGCAGCTGAAGAGACTGCAGACAGGTGAGGTTGTGTGGAAAGCACCTGAAATGGACAATTTGGCATCGATTTCATTGCCAGTGAAGCCTTGGTTACAGGTTCCCATGCAGTCTGCACCGATTCCACAAGTGCCAGAGTTGTACCCCGCTCTGTCACAAGAACCTTACCCAAATCCTTTCTCTTCTTCACCAGACATGAAGAATATTTTTGCAAATGTAGGAGCACCGACAGTGGATCTATGGACACTTTACCAGCCAGTTGTGTTAATTCAAACGGTGCGCAAATTCAACAAGAAAAAGCCTTACACTTGTGGTAAATGTGGGCAGGGTTTTATGACAAGGACCTCTCTCATATCTCATCACAGCATCCATGTCACAGATAAAGTTTCTGGGTGTATAGGATGCGGGCTGCTGCTCTCCAGCAAGAAGTTAGTGCCTCGCTTCCATGTTTGCAACTCACCCAACAATGCTACTAAATTCAGAATCATCACTGCGGATCCACTGAAGCCAAATCAAGTCCAGAGTGAGAATCCAAGTGCATGGGGGCCTCAGGCCACTTCCTTTCTACAGGTGAAAAGCCAGAATCTCAGTGCAGCGAATACAGTCAGTCGGGCATCTCACGTCACTCCCACCCTGCCGCTGAAAAATCAGAATATCAGAACATACAATCAAAGCAATCAGGGGATCAGTGTCGCTCTGTCCCAGCAGTCAAAGAGCCCGAATCCCATTGCGTCCAGGCTTCATGGTACCGCCTCCTTTCTACCGAAGAGCCAAAGTCCAAATCCTATCAGATCTTATGAAAGCAGCCAGGGGCTTCCTGTCACTACCTCTGGGATTGTGAAGACGTCCATAAACTCTGCATCAGGTTTAGCGAGCAAACCAACAAAGACATCCTCCGCATCGAATGGATACACATGTCGAGTTTGTCATATTTCTTTTGATTCTGCTCAGCTGCTCCAGAGGCACAAGTGCATCAAAGCACAGGAGTTTATGGCACAGCACGGGCGTGCTGGCAAACAGCAATTCAAAATAAGGAGGGTGACACCAGTGGTGAGCTCAAATCTTGCTCAGATGAATGGTGAAAGAAAGCTTGGGGCTCCAGCTTCTGGAAACATCAAGAAAAACCAAATCATGGCCGTCACTCTGGACAAAGGGCAAGGGAAAACAGGAGCAGACATAGAAGATGATTGTTACATTGTTGAAAGTGGACCAGACAAACCTGCTGAGATGATTTACCAAGTAACCTCCTCTGTCCCTATTAAGACTTGA
- the LOC141012318 gene encoding uncharacterized protein isoform X1 — protein sequence MLLFNPQTLDMGSKMSFGRGSSDQNTVSELTSAASHPRNSVHAPSDCKQIPEDKRCVEEDQDSRWEKEVKATEVTQPAPESHSSGHPESDGPVNSETVAGTNCQDSEHILPQVGMEGKSQATSASLCSSTTDSRGQPVESRRKRGRPRKVKSLLTEDKESAGLNAVQHEEISTTIPLPTCLANHISDNVPNNVDGPLINTSPHNDSIPVPPKRKRGRPKKSDIEAFKAVVAKAAAPSPAPSANANNVSSFSWRLRSRGEQQPSTQDGKTESESNEDPKHTEIKLPESSELLGYKRRRAKPADQQVPAKVSRLDVSQEAPSVLSNDTGCGERAEMNKQVELNTDKKETDTDGKNDQLSPQSGEGQEQQTELKEGELTQRRLSSQPAAEPEVIPPESLNSLNLASPTQNDDTKIHPSGLMNSSEESQSKTSLDSPKNADLQNTEPSSADVVTSSEKQPKPAEVLPAVKDEDIEIELDHLKPVSESNSPASLQYNSNATVRSEGPHSQRSVFRRKRGGKRRRRISTVPLQKAHPVESHEGSTDTQQKTDCVDTNQEGNSNDNVNVVYTKKGGRNLLKCGYCDQTFKFLSQFIIHQRVHTGERPFKCPECGKGFSKNSNLNLHLKTHRKSNIYQKCQFCKIKFSCSEYASHMKIHEQVPVQDFEKNISEKRSIETYVENTPQRQRTVSPEKKERKECQYCGKTFRFQSALVRHVRVHTGEKPYKCDICGKAFGQAYFLRVHELTHWSVKRYNCTRCEKSFTHYSNAKNHTCRPSEGGDDLHPSRRVRPSLTYTCHICKNVFDHLQEFNSHMRDHTGAKLYRCLYCDKLFGVLAEFSSHRSQCIGVRNASSSDIKDEETMSLINYTVPALRCSSGQNSTSPISAANCEKQKRTSQTGRKKRLANLNKPFQSTVIPAHPLSHLVSKLNKLDNRSDPRKYLCPSCGRLFRHMGRLRAHMLTHARGQSYTCACCGKTLESWKKLWHHQRVHRQRRGRFTCPQCGQGFRFVEPYKKHMSEHPDFQWIQVRPKKVFLPYQCEQCSSSFKTLDLLFSHQLCHSSAQDMRKDSDFVLSTDDLTTQPNKKMLSPPMNNHMATLHPEPEKCNSHLSPLSKYSDPVPQGSPLAPVISLVHNQDHDLSKISHHPGSTHPIQDREVKCDRINENTLGKPITHLQTVKRHVTEMPSPSNEGSSNVVRCAVCNKAFAAISELYQHYLQHARGQV from the exons atgttgttgtttaatcCACAGACTCTTGACATGGGGAGTAAAATGTCCTTCGGCAGAGGAAGCAGTGACCAAAATACTGTCTCTGAGTTAACTTCTGCGGCTTCGCATCCTCGCAATTCCGTTCACGCCCCTTCGGACTGCAAGCAG ATACCTGAAGACAAGAGATGCGTTGAGGAAGATCAGGACTCCAGATGGGAAAAGGAAGTGAAGGCAACAGAAGTGACTCAACCTGCACCTGAATCCCATTCATCGGGGCACCCGGAGTCTGATGGCCCTGTTAACTCTGAAACAGTGGCTGGAACAAATTGTCAAGACAGTGAGCACATATTGCCACAGGTAGGGATGGAGGGAAAGTCTCAAGCGACATCTGCAAGCTTGTGCAGCTCTACGACAGACAGCCGTGGACAGCCTGTGGAGAGCCGTAGAAAACGCGGGCGCCCTCGTAAAGTAAAATCGTTGTTGACTGAAGACAAAGAGTCTGCTGGTCTTAATGCCGTTCAGCATGAGGAGATCAGCACGACAATACCTTTGCCAACATGCTTAGCGAACCACATCAGTGATAATGTGCCTAACAATGTAGACGGTCCCTTAATCAATACTTCACCTCATAATGACAGTATTCCTGTGCCgccaaaaaggaaaagaggaagaccaaaaaaatcagatattgAAGCTTTTAAAGCTGTGGTTGCTAAGGCTGCTGCCCCCtctcctgctccctctgctAATGCTaataatgttagcagtttttCTTGGAGACTGAGAAGCAGAGGTGAACAACAACCTTCAACACAGGATGGAAAGACTGAATCTGAAAGCAACGAAGACCCCAAGCATACTGAAATCAAGCTTCCAGAAAGTAGTGAGCTTCTAGGTTATAAAAGAAGAAGGGCTAAACCGGCTGATCAGCAAGTTCCAGCAAAAGTTTCCAGACTGGATGTTTCCCAGGAGGCCCCGTCAGTGTTGAGCAATGACACAGGCTGTGgggagagagcagagatgaATAAGCAGGTGGAGCTGAACACCGACAAAAAAGAGACTGATACAGATGGAAAGAATGATCAACTCTCTCCACAGTCTGGAGagggacaggagcagcagacggAGTTAAAGGAAGGTGAATTGACACAAAGACGACTTAGCTCCCAGCCAGCAGCTGAGCCTGAAGTTATTCCTCCAGAGAGCTTGAACAGTTTAAACCTGGCTAGCCCTACTCAGAATGATGACACTAAAATACACCCATCAGGTCTCATGAATAGCAGTGAAGAGTCACAATCAAAAACCAGTCTTGACTCTCCAAAGAACGCAGACTTGCAGAATACAGAGCCTTCTAGTGCAGATGTTGTAACATCCTCTGAAAAACAACCTAAACCTGCTGAGGTCCTCCCTGCTGTCAAAGATGAGGATATAGAGATCGAGCTGGATCATTTAAAACCTGTGTCAGAGTCTAATAGTCCTGCATCTTTACAGTATAATAGCAATGCCACAGTTAGATCTGAGGGTCCGCACAGTCAGCGAAGTGTTTTCAGGCGCAAGAGAGGCGgcaagagaaggaggagaataAGTACTGTTCCTTTACAGAAAGCACATCCTGTAGAGAGCCATGAAGGCAGCACTGACactcaacaaaaaacagactgtGTTGACACGAATCAGGAGGGCAACTCAAATGACAACGTGAATGTCGTCTACACTAAAAAAGGGGGTAGAAATCTGTTGAAATGTGGTTACTGTgatcaaacatttaaatttctGTCTCAGTTCATCATCCATCAACGCGTTCACACAGGAGAAAGACCTTTCAAATGCCCTGAATGTGGCAAAGGTTTTAGCAAAAATTCAAACTTAAATCTTCATCTCAAGACGCACAGAAAGAGCAACATTTACCAGAAATGTCAATTTTGCAAGATCAAATTCTCTTGCTCTGAGTACGCCTCGCATATGAAGATACATGAACAGGTGCCGGTACAggactttgaaaaaaacatttctgaaaaacgCAGCATAGAGACCTATGTTGAAAACACTCCTCAACGTCAAAGAACAGTTTCcccagaaaagaaagaaagaaaagagtgcCAGTACTGTGGTAAAACGTTCCGGTTTCAGTCTGCCCTTGTACGACACGTGCGTGTCCACACTGGAGAGAAGCCTTATAAATGTGATATATGTGGCAAAGCTTTCGGTCAGGCCTATTTCCTCCGTGTTCACGAGCTGACGCACTGGTCCGTGAAGCGCTACAACTGCACACGTTGTGAAAAATCATTCACTCATTATAGCAATGCAAAAAATCACACTTGTAGACCTTCAGAAGGCGGCGACGATTTACACCCCAGCAGACGCGTAAGGCCTTCACTAACGTACACGTGCCACATCTGCAAGAATGTTTTTGACCATCTGCAGGAGTTCAACAGCCACATGAGAGACCACACCGGTGCAAAACTTTATCGCTGCTTGTATTGTGACAAGCTGTTTGGCGTACTGGCTGAATTTAGCTCCCATCGCTCTCAGTGCATTGGAGTGAGAAACGCTTCCAGCTCTGATATCAAAGACGAAGAGACCATGTCATTAATAAATTACACAGTGCCTGCACTTAGGTGTTCATCAGGACAGAACTCAACTTCTCCCATCTCCGCCGCAAATtgtgagaaacagaaaagaacatCGCAAACCGGCCGCAAGAAGCGCTTGGCGAACTTAAATAAACCGTTCCAGTCAACAGTCATACCGGCTCACCCTCTCTCACACCTCGTGTCAAAGCTAAACAAACTAGATAACCGTTCAGATCCCAGGAAGTATTTATGTCCGAGCTGTGGGCGGCTGTTCAGACACATGGGCAGGCTGCGAGCCCACATGCTCACTCACGCGCGAGGTCAAAGTTACACCTGTGCCTGTTGTGGAAAGACTCTAGAAAGCTGGAAGAAACTGTGGCATCATCAGAGAGTCCATCGACAGAGACGCGGTCGCTTCACTTGTCCTCAGTGCGGGCAAGGTTTTCGTTTTGTGGAGCCGTACAAGAAGCACATGAGCGAGCACCCTGACTTCCAGTGGATTCAGGTCAGGCCCAAGAAAGTGTTTCTGCCTTATCAGTGTgagcagtgcagcagcagctttaagaCTCTAGATTTGCTGTTCAGCCACCAGCTTTGCCATTCCTCAGCGCAAGACATGCGGAAGGactctgattttgttttatccACAGATGATCTAACCACACAGCCTAACAAGAAAATGCTTAGCCCTCCCATGAACAACCACATGGCGACTTTACATCCAGAACCTGAGAAATGCAACTCTCACCTGAGCCCTTTATCCAAATATTCAGACCCAGTCCCTCAAGGGTCGCCTCTAGCACCCGTGATTTCCCTTGTCCACAACCAGGATCATGATTTGAGTAAAATATCGCATCACCCGGGCAGCACACACCCGATTCAAGATAGAGAGGTCAAATGTGatagaataaatgaaaatacactTGGAAAACCCATTACGCACTTGCAAACTGTGAAAAGGCACGTCACTGAAATGCCTAGCCCGTCAAATGAAGGGTCTTCAAATGTAGTGAGGTGTGCTGTGTGTAATAAAGCATTTGCTGCCATTTCAGAACTTTATCAACATTATTTGCAGCACGCAAGAGGCCAGGTGTAA
- the LOC141012318 gene encoding uncharacterized protein isoform X2: protein MGSKMSFGRGSSDQNTVSELTSAASHPRNSVHAPSDCKQIPEDKRCVEEDQDSRWEKEVKATEVTQPAPESHSSGHPESDGPVNSETVAGTNCQDSEHILPQVGMEGKSQATSASLCSSTTDSRGQPVESRRKRGRPRKVKSLLTEDKESAGLNAVQHEEISTTIPLPTCLANHISDNVPNNVDGPLINTSPHNDSIPVPPKRKRGRPKKSDIEAFKAVVAKAAAPSPAPSANANNVSSFSWRLRSRGEQQPSTQDGKTESESNEDPKHTEIKLPESSELLGYKRRRAKPADQQVPAKVSRLDVSQEAPSVLSNDTGCGERAEMNKQVELNTDKKETDTDGKNDQLSPQSGEGQEQQTELKEGELTQRRLSSQPAAEPEVIPPESLNSLNLASPTQNDDTKIHPSGLMNSSEESQSKTSLDSPKNADLQNTEPSSADVVTSSEKQPKPAEVLPAVKDEDIEIELDHLKPVSESNSPASLQYNSNATVRSEGPHSQRSVFRRKRGGKRRRRISTVPLQKAHPVESHEGSTDTQQKTDCVDTNQEGNSNDNVNVVYTKKGGRNLLKCGYCDQTFKFLSQFIIHQRVHTGERPFKCPECGKGFSKNSNLNLHLKTHRKSNIYQKCQFCKIKFSCSEYASHMKIHEQVPVQDFEKNISEKRSIETYVENTPQRQRTVSPEKKERKECQYCGKTFRFQSALVRHVRVHTGEKPYKCDICGKAFGQAYFLRVHELTHWSVKRYNCTRCEKSFTHYSNAKNHTCRPSEGGDDLHPSRRVRPSLTYTCHICKNVFDHLQEFNSHMRDHTGAKLYRCLYCDKLFGVLAEFSSHRSQCIGVRNASSSDIKDEETMSLINYTVPALRCSSGQNSTSPISAANCEKQKRTSQTGRKKRLANLNKPFQSTVIPAHPLSHLVSKLNKLDNRSDPRKYLCPSCGRLFRHMGRLRAHMLTHARGQSYTCACCGKTLESWKKLWHHQRVHRQRRGRFTCPQCGQGFRFVEPYKKHMSEHPDFQWIQVRPKKVFLPYQCEQCSSSFKTLDLLFSHQLCHSSAQDMRKDSDFVLSTDDLTTQPNKKMLSPPMNNHMATLHPEPEKCNSHLSPLSKYSDPVPQGSPLAPVISLVHNQDHDLSKISHHPGSTHPIQDREVKCDRINENTLGKPITHLQTVKRHVTEMPSPSNEGSSNVVRCAVCNKAFAAISELYQHYLQHARGQV from the exons ATGGGGAGTAAAATGTCCTTCGGCAGAGGAAGCAGTGACCAAAATACTGTCTCTGAGTTAACTTCTGCGGCTTCGCATCCTCGCAATTCCGTTCACGCCCCTTCGGACTGCAAGCAG ATACCTGAAGACAAGAGATGCGTTGAGGAAGATCAGGACTCCAGATGGGAAAAGGAAGTGAAGGCAACAGAAGTGACTCAACCTGCACCTGAATCCCATTCATCGGGGCACCCGGAGTCTGATGGCCCTGTTAACTCTGAAACAGTGGCTGGAACAAATTGTCAAGACAGTGAGCACATATTGCCACAGGTAGGGATGGAGGGAAAGTCTCAAGCGACATCTGCAAGCTTGTGCAGCTCTACGACAGACAGCCGTGGACAGCCTGTGGAGAGCCGTAGAAAACGCGGGCGCCCTCGTAAAGTAAAATCGTTGTTGACTGAAGACAAAGAGTCTGCTGGTCTTAATGCCGTTCAGCATGAGGAGATCAGCACGACAATACCTTTGCCAACATGCTTAGCGAACCACATCAGTGATAATGTGCCTAACAATGTAGACGGTCCCTTAATCAATACTTCACCTCATAATGACAGTATTCCTGTGCCgccaaaaaggaaaagaggaagaccaaaaaaatcagatattgAAGCTTTTAAAGCTGTGGTTGCTAAGGCTGCTGCCCCCtctcctgctccctctgctAATGCTaataatgttagcagtttttCTTGGAGACTGAGAAGCAGAGGTGAACAACAACCTTCAACACAGGATGGAAAGACTGAATCTGAAAGCAACGAAGACCCCAAGCATACTGAAATCAAGCTTCCAGAAAGTAGTGAGCTTCTAGGTTATAAAAGAAGAAGGGCTAAACCGGCTGATCAGCAAGTTCCAGCAAAAGTTTCCAGACTGGATGTTTCCCAGGAGGCCCCGTCAGTGTTGAGCAATGACACAGGCTGTGgggagagagcagagatgaATAAGCAGGTGGAGCTGAACACCGACAAAAAAGAGACTGATACAGATGGAAAGAATGATCAACTCTCTCCACAGTCTGGAGagggacaggagcagcagacggAGTTAAAGGAAGGTGAATTGACACAAAGACGACTTAGCTCCCAGCCAGCAGCTGAGCCTGAAGTTATTCCTCCAGAGAGCTTGAACAGTTTAAACCTGGCTAGCCCTACTCAGAATGATGACACTAAAATACACCCATCAGGTCTCATGAATAGCAGTGAAGAGTCACAATCAAAAACCAGTCTTGACTCTCCAAAGAACGCAGACTTGCAGAATACAGAGCCTTCTAGTGCAGATGTTGTAACATCCTCTGAAAAACAACCTAAACCTGCTGAGGTCCTCCCTGCTGTCAAAGATGAGGATATAGAGATCGAGCTGGATCATTTAAAACCTGTGTCAGAGTCTAATAGTCCTGCATCTTTACAGTATAATAGCAATGCCACAGTTAGATCTGAGGGTCCGCACAGTCAGCGAAGTGTTTTCAGGCGCAAGAGAGGCGgcaagagaaggaggagaataAGTACTGTTCCTTTACAGAAAGCACATCCTGTAGAGAGCCATGAAGGCAGCACTGACactcaacaaaaaacagactgtGTTGACACGAATCAGGAGGGCAACTCAAATGACAACGTGAATGTCGTCTACACTAAAAAAGGGGGTAGAAATCTGTTGAAATGTGGTTACTGTgatcaaacatttaaatttctGTCTCAGTTCATCATCCATCAACGCGTTCACACAGGAGAAAGACCTTTCAAATGCCCTGAATGTGGCAAAGGTTTTAGCAAAAATTCAAACTTAAATCTTCATCTCAAGACGCACAGAAAGAGCAACATTTACCAGAAATGTCAATTTTGCAAGATCAAATTCTCTTGCTCTGAGTACGCCTCGCATATGAAGATACATGAACAGGTGCCGGTACAggactttgaaaaaaacatttctgaaaaacgCAGCATAGAGACCTATGTTGAAAACACTCCTCAACGTCAAAGAACAGTTTCcccagaaaagaaagaaagaaaagagtgcCAGTACTGTGGTAAAACGTTCCGGTTTCAGTCTGCCCTTGTACGACACGTGCGTGTCCACACTGGAGAGAAGCCTTATAAATGTGATATATGTGGCAAAGCTTTCGGTCAGGCCTATTTCCTCCGTGTTCACGAGCTGACGCACTGGTCCGTGAAGCGCTACAACTGCACACGTTGTGAAAAATCATTCACTCATTATAGCAATGCAAAAAATCACACTTGTAGACCTTCAGAAGGCGGCGACGATTTACACCCCAGCAGACGCGTAAGGCCTTCACTAACGTACACGTGCCACATCTGCAAGAATGTTTTTGACCATCTGCAGGAGTTCAACAGCCACATGAGAGACCACACCGGTGCAAAACTTTATCGCTGCTTGTATTGTGACAAGCTGTTTGGCGTACTGGCTGAATTTAGCTCCCATCGCTCTCAGTGCATTGGAGTGAGAAACGCTTCCAGCTCTGATATCAAAGACGAAGAGACCATGTCATTAATAAATTACACAGTGCCTGCACTTAGGTGTTCATCAGGACAGAACTCAACTTCTCCCATCTCCGCCGCAAATtgtgagaaacagaaaagaacatCGCAAACCGGCCGCAAGAAGCGCTTGGCGAACTTAAATAAACCGTTCCAGTCAACAGTCATACCGGCTCACCCTCTCTCACACCTCGTGTCAAAGCTAAACAAACTAGATAACCGTTCAGATCCCAGGAAGTATTTATGTCCGAGCTGTGGGCGGCTGTTCAGACACATGGGCAGGCTGCGAGCCCACATGCTCACTCACGCGCGAGGTCAAAGTTACACCTGTGCCTGTTGTGGAAAGACTCTAGAAAGCTGGAAGAAACTGTGGCATCATCAGAGAGTCCATCGACAGAGACGCGGTCGCTTCACTTGTCCTCAGTGCGGGCAAGGTTTTCGTTTTGTGGAGCCGTACAAGAAGCACATGAGCGAGCACCCTGACTTCCAGTGGATTCAGGTCAGGCCCAAGAAAGTGTTTCTGCCTTATCAGTGTgagcagtgcagcagcagctttaagaCTCTAGATTTGCTGTTCAGCCACCAGCTTTGCCATTCCTCAGCGCAAGACATGCGGAAGGactctgattttgttttatccACAGATGATCTAACCACACAGCCTAACAAGAAAATGCTTAGCCCTCCCATGAACAACCACATGGCGACTTTACATCCAGAACCTGAGAAATGCAACTCTCACCTGAGCCCTTTATCCAAATATTCAGACCCAGTCCCTCAAGGGTCGCCTCTAGCACCCGTGATTTCCCTTGTCCACAACCAGGATCATGATTTGAGTAAAATATCGCATCACCCGGGCAGCACACACCCGATTCAAGATAGAGAGGTCAAATGTGatagaataaatgaaaatacactTGGAAAACCCATTACGCACTTGCAAACTGTGAAAAGGCACGTCACTGAAATGCCTAGCCCGTCAAATGAAGGGTCTTCAAATGTAGTGAGGTGTGCTGTGTGTAATAAAGCATTTGCTGCCATTTCAGAACTTTATCAACATTATTTGCAGCACGCAAGAGGCCAGGTGTAA